The Pseudomonas sp. SCB32 DNA window ACAAGGCCAGGCGCAGCAGCTCCAAGGCGTCGGCGCCGCGAATGGCGACATCCACGGCCAGGCCGGTGGTGTGCTCGCCCGGTTCGGCCTTGCGCGCCTCCACCGGGTGTTTCGGGCAGCGGTAGGCGCTGCTGATGGCCAGCGGCTTGCCGTACAGGTCGCGCAGCTTCTGCAGCTCGGCCATGAATGCCGGGTCCATCTCACGGCCGTCGCTGGAGCAGCGACCGCACTTGCAGCGCAGTTCGGCAAAGCTGAAGTTCGGCCAGGGGCTGGTGGTCATTGGCGGTACTCGCGTTCGTGCTTGGTCTGGCAGGGGACGCAGCGGGTCACCCCGCCGAGCGCCTGGCGCTCGGTAGGGATCTCGTCGTCGCAGCAAATGCAGTGGGTGTGGCTGGGGACGGCTGGGCGAATGGCAGCGAGGCGGGCCGACAGTGCGCGGTCCAGCTCCAGGGCCTCGCGCTGCTGCGCGCGGTCCATCCAGTCACCCATCAGCGCAGGCCCTCGATCTCGGTGGAATCGAGGTAGGGCACGCCGTTGATGCGGATAAAGTCCGGGCTGGTGACCTCGAACGGCACCTTGTGCACCGACTTCGAGCCGCCCTTCGGATCGATGTCCAGGAGGCTGGAGACGGTCAGCTTGCAGCCGAAGGCCTCCACGCGGAACTCGTCGGTGCCGGCCTTGGCAAAGAACACGATGTCGATGGGGTCCAGCTTGCGGAAGCTGCCGGCGCGGCCGGCGGCCTGGATCAGCACCGAGAATTGGGAGCTGTCCAGCTCCAGTTCGCCCTTGGCCGAGACGTCGCCGTCCACATGGCCATCGGGTACGCCACGGGTCTGAGCCACGGCAGAGTTGTCGGTGATATCCAGGGTGGCTTTCTCGACGTGCGCCTGGAGATCGCCCAGGTTGATGTCGAAGTTCATGCCGCCGATACGGGCCATGGGCTTACTCCTCGTTGTCGCTGGCCAGATCCAGCGCAATGTTTGCGGTCAGGTCTTTCGGGCAGTTGTAGGGGCGGACGACCAGGTAGGCCTCGACCTTGGTGGGGCTCGACCACACCAGGGTGATGTCCCCATCGCGGGGCGGCCGAATGTCGCCGGGGAACTGCTGGCCGGCGAACAGCACGGACCTGGACATATCGCGCAGGGGCTTCATCAGCGCGGACTTGTTCGCGGCCATGCTGTTGGCGCTGTTGTTCAGCCGGCGATCCGCCACACGCTGGATCAGCAGGATGCGGACGCGGCGGGCGGCCTTATCGGTGATGCGCAGGTACTCCAGCACCTGAAAGTCGGAGCCCGGGGCGTCCAGCAGGTTGGCGTCGCCCCAGTACACGCCGGGATAGTCCGGGTAGGTCTGCGGTACCGAGAAACGCGCCTTGTCCAGCTCGGCCAGGATCGAGGACGGCAGGGGGATGCCATCCTTGTCCCTGGGCTCGGCGCCGAGGCCCAGCAGGGGGCCGGTGGCGACCCGCATCGGGCTGTCCGCGATGCTGACGGCAGCGTTGGCCAGGCGCCCGGAGAGCACGCCCAGGTTGTTGCCGTGCAACTGGGGGACGACCAGGACACGTTGTGCGGAAAGGTCGGAGAGGATGGCGCGCTGCTCGGCCAGGTAGGCGGCCCAGTCCTGGGCGGCAACGATGCCGGCACTGGCAGCGATGAACACCACGCGACGCCCGTATTCGTTGTTGATGGCCACAGCTTTGTCGTGCATCGCCGACAGCTCGGCCTTGCTGGTGACAGGCTTGGTGATCACCACCATTTCCACCGACACGCCGTCGCGCTGAGCCTTGTCCAGGGCGGCGGCCCAGTCGTCGGTTGCGCCGATGGGCGCAGCCATGCAGGCCCAGCGGTCGCCACCGTTCTGGCGGGCGGCGGCGACCTGGGTTTTCAGGTCGCTCGCCGCTGAGCCCAGCTCGTTGTCCAGGTCAGACTGGGTATTCAGGGGGATCAGCTTGCCGACGTTCTTGGTCGCCGGGCCGATGAATAGGAAATAGCGCTCGATTTCCGTAACCGGGCCTTGCCCCAGGTTCAGGTTGTTGACGCTGACTTTGCCTTGAGCCATGCGAGGCCTCGCTATCGGGGTGCGTTGAGGGTTTGCTGAAGGACGGTTCGCACGATGTCGCGCACGTCCTGGTGGTCTGCGCCGAGGACGGCGCGGGCCGGCAGCTCGATCTGCCAGCGCTGTTTTTTGGCCACGCCGGTGAGCTTGGCGAGGATCAGCCCGGCCCGGCCGGCGCTGAGGTTGGCCTGAATCCAGGCGAGGGTCGGGCGCTTCCAGCGCTTGCCGTTGCGGACCCGGTAGCCCTCTTTCAGCAGGGCGCG harbors:
- a CDS encoding D-Ala-D-Ala carboxypeptidase family metallohydrolase — protein: MTTSPWPNFSFAELRCKCGRCSSDGREMDPAFMAELQKLRDLYGKPLAISSAYRCPKHPVEARKAEPGEHTTGLAVDVAIRGADALELLRLALSLKFTRYGISQNGVGRFIHLGMAPKGGRLPSPALWSY
- a CDS encoding TraR/DksA C4-type zinc finger protein; this encodes MGDWMDRAQQREALELDRALSARLAAIRPAVPSHTHCICCDDEIPTERQALGGVTRCVPCQTKHEREYRQ
- a CDS encoding phage protein; translation: MARIGGMNFDINLGDLQAHVEKATLDITDNSAVAQTRGVPDGHVDGDVSAKGELELDSSQFSVLIQAAGRAGSFRKLDPIDIVFFAKAGTDEFRVEAFGCKLTVSSLLDIDPKGGSKSVHKVPFEVTSPDFIRINGVPYLDSTEIEGLR
- a CDS encoding DUF2586 domain-containing protein, whose amino-acid sequence is MAQGKVSVNNLNLGQGPVTEIERYFLFIGPATKNVGKLIPLNTQSDLDNELGSAASDLKTQVAAARQNGGDRWACMAAPIGATDDWAAALDKAQRDGVSVEMVVITKPVTSKAELSAMHDKAVAINNEYGRRVVFIAASAGIVAAQDWAAYLAEQRAILSDLSAQRVLVVPQLHGNNLGVLSGRLANAAVSIADSPMRVATGPLLGLGAEPRDKDGIPLPSSILAELDKARFSVPQTYPDYPGVYWGDANLLDAPGSDFQVLEYLRITDKAARRVRILLIQRVADRRLNNSANSMAANKSALMKPLRDMSRSVLFAGQQFPGDIRPPRDGDITLVWSSPTKVEAYLVVRPYNCPKDLTANIALDLASDNEE